Part of the Catalinimonas alkaloidigena genome is shown below.
GTTATACACTGAAATGCTTTTTATAAAGCCTGAATACCCCATGACTTATGGTCACCATCATATAGTGAGTACCTATGAATTTGGGGAGTGGGCAGCCAGGGGGTGAAAGATGGAAGTTACAGTCGTCCTGCCTAAACACCCTGAATGTCAAAATAACTTTCCTCTGCTGTCATACCGGAAGCCAGCCGCGCTAGAATATCCAGCAGTGCAATAGTAGCCCCGCTAATTAGGCTACTCAAAGTGGTAATCAGGGCGGGTGGGTTTGCAAAACCTTAACACATTATATGGTGCATGCCTTGATAGTCCTTTTAAAGTATTTACCTATCACCTTCCTTCTTAGGGAAATAGAGAAAACTGATGCATTTCATCACTTTCTCCGCCGGGGAAGATGAAATATCGCGCCGATGGTTCGCTTTCCCTACAGGGGAATGCGATGATTCATGTACAAAGTATGACTTTCCCCTGCGGGGAATGTAATAATTCAGACCAATCTATGATCTGCCCCATAGGGGAAGGTAAGGTATAAGGCCAAAACTTCATATTCCCTTTACACCCCCCTCATAGTCAAGTCCTTAACTGAAGCATTTAAGCCCATTCTCAAAGCTTATTGCTTATTTTATACAACTGCTTACATCGGTGCTTTTGCGATCTGCAAACCGTGGTTTGCTGGCTTTCGGCTCACCTATCTTTGTATAAAAAGCGTATTGCTTATGAGACAGACCATTGTACAGAAGATGAGTCGGATGAGTACTGCTATTGACAATAGCATGAAGTATCCTGAGATTTTAGCGGCACTCAAAAAGGTGGGCTATAACCAGCAAATGATACTGGCAGGTAAGGCAAGCCTTGAAGAGTTTCGCATGTTGCATGAGAGTCAGAGCCAGAAATACGGAGATCAGTTTGAAGTTGGCAAGGCATTCAAGGAAGACATAAAGCAGGCCAAGCAGATACATGCAACCCATCGCAAACTTGCCAAGATTGCCTATGCGTCTGACATATCCATGTATACCCGGCTAGGACTGGGGAAATTTGAAACCGCAGTAGATAGCTGGCTTAATTACGCTGAGAATTTTTATAATGTATTGATCAAAGATAGCAGCACACTACAGGAGTATGGCGTGAGTGAAGAAGAAGTGGCCCAGACCCTGGCTTCCATACAGGCACTGTTTGATGCACGTCATAAACACTTTGCCTGCAAAGGTGAGGCACAGCATGCTACGCATAAGCGCAATGAGGCCATGCGTAAAATGGACGCCTGGATGAGTGATTTTAAGAAGGCCGCACGCTTCGCACTGAGAGATGAACCTGAGTTGCTGGAAGTGTTAGGAATATTTGTGCGTACACACGTTTAATGTAGAAGGTCAAAGATCTGCTGCTGTGGCTTTGGCAGGCCTTTGACCTGTTTTGTATGTAGAAAATAAAATGATGAGCAACAGAAATGACCGAAAAAGTAATAACATCTTTGTGTATGAATCCCCCATTCAGAGCACATGACTAAGGGAGGTAAGCATTAAAATCAATCCCTGAGCCGCAGATTATCTACACTGCTAGTCCACATCACGATCAGGCTAAGTAGGATCAGCGCTAATAAAGTGATTTCGTTGCCGGCAAGGGTGAACGTAAAATGGCTGAAGTCAAGACCGGAGCTTATTTGTAAGAAGCCAATGACAAGCAATAGGGTGAGCAGAAGTCGCATATTTTTGACAACTCTCCTGTCTTTTAACCTCTCAGCAGTACGTTTACTCCAAAGGGTATAAGCCGCCAGCAGTAGCGCGGCGCTTTTTGTCATGCTGAAAGCAGCACGCTGAAATGTAAAATTGCTAAGATCTATCTGGCTAAGTGCTGAAATTAACAATAGCACGATGCCCAGACTCATTACATACCTCAGGTTGTTCATAATATATGGTTTGGATACCGCCTAATATAAAAGGTGTATACACTAAAAGCAAGCTAAGTGTATACACCTTATGGAGGGGTTCTGCTGATGCAGAAAATAAAGGTGAGCTGTTTACAAAAATTTGAACTCGTTTTTCATAAAACCTTAGTTGAGCACCTTATCCTTGCTGGCCATTTTCTCATAATTATAACCTTCCGCCTTACTTAAATGCTGAGCAACTACGGTCAGTAATACACCATAGACCACTTTTGAAGATACATCAGCAAGCGTATAGATAATCTCACGGGCTACTACTCCGGTTTCATTAAAGAGCGCGCCATTGATTCCGGCCAGATGTGGCATCAGGTAGGCACCGGGATAAAGCATCCAGGAGACTACAAACAGCCACCAGATGGCATTTAATGTTTTTTGGGCAGGCAAAGGGATCCCTTCTTTCCCTCGTTAATTACTTTGCGCATCAGCCAGAGGATATGCACGAAGAAAACCGTAGATACCGCACCCCAGATGGCAAATCTTGGGAGGTTAGTTACCTCATAAAATTGTCCGATGTATCCGGTAATGATCATGAATCCTCCTGAAATCCAGAACTGGTTACGTACGCTGGAGAACTTGCTTTTAGTAAGAGAGACTACAAATAAGACCTGAAACAGGAGCATAGGTACATCTATCAACCAATTGAGATAGCGATAGCCGTTATTGAACAGATCCGCACCCGGAGCTAAAAGTACTTTCCCCTTTCCATGTCAAAAACAAAAGCCGTAGTCCAGTTCTGTGCCTGAACGTACAGCAATAGCGAAGCTGAAACCATCACTACTACAGAAAGGATGGAGGAGGTTCTGTAGCGGGGCGCTACCTGTTTGATGGTAAGTACAAAGTACAAGAGACCCGCAAACATCACGGCATAACCTAATGTGAGTACGTGTGATACCATTTGGTAAGCCATCTCTGAATATCCCTGCTCCAGTCCTACATAATTTTCAAAAGTCGCATTACCTAATTGTTCCATATTTGTGTAGATTATAGTGGTATTAGTGAATCATATCAATAACATACAATGGTATTTTGCTTATTTTGTTTAATTAAAATAATTAAAAATGAAACAAAATAAGCATGATTATTCTCAGCGATTAGCTGATATTGAACTTCTTGCGAACTATACATACTAACAAATTGGTGGCTAAGCGCTCGTTATTCACCATAAAAGGCTGCCCTGACATAGTACTGCTTTGGAGAATACTTAGTATCTTCATCAAGCAATGCAATTACCATTATGAATGAGTAAAAACTAACCAGCGCCCATGTTCGGATTAGAAGTACTGGAAGTAGTTATCGGATTAATCTTTGTCTACCTGCTGCTAAGTCTCCTGGCCACCACCCTCAATGAGATGGTGATGAAGTGGCTCTATTCCCGAGGCACTAACCTGAAGATTGCTTTGCAGACGATGCTCAATGATGATGGCAATGAAGATGTACTTTGTCATAAGTTTTTTGAGCATCCACTGATCCAAAAGCTCAGGAGGAAAGAAAAGGGAAGCTTTCCTTCTTACATCAGTAACCAATATTTTTCAAAAGTAATACTGGAGTTACTCTACGCCGAAGAGGGAGGAACTCTGGATAAGGTCAAAGAAGGTATTGGTCGTCTTCCTGAGGGAAAGACCAAAGAAGTATTACACTCATTTCTGTCAGAGGCAGAAGGAAATCTGGAGCAATTCAAGAAAAATCTGGAAGCATGGTATGAGGAAATGATGATGCAGGCTACCTCCTGGTACAAGGCAAGAGTACAGGTCATACTTTTTTTCCTGGGGCTGGTCATCAGTATAGTACTCAACGCTGATACTTTTAAGGTAGCCAAGAAGCTGTCGGTTGATCCTGAAGCCAGAACCGCTATCATCACGCAGGCAGAAGCATTTATGGAAAGTCAGGAGGGGCGACGAGTAGCTGCAACTGAGATGAACATGGATAGCTTACACAGACAAATCTATTATCTTATTGAAGAAGAAATCAGTATGAGTTCGTCGGCACTAGGTATGGGCTGGAATAAAGCGAATTATCCACCCATTATGTTAGGTGAACTAGCGCTTTGGGGATGGTTACGTGCGATTCCTGGCTGGATCGTAACTGCCCTTGCCATTACTTTAGGCGCTCCCTTCTGGTTTGACTTACTCAAACGGCTGATGACAGTACGTGCGGATGGGAAAGCTCCTAAAGAAGAGTAATGTAATGATGTTAAGACCCTGCTTTTATAGGCCTCATCTTGTACGTGCCAGTAGTTTAATGCCGTGAAAACACCACACCAGAATCAAATAACCCAAATACCAAACTATGATATTTCAAATCAAGCTTAAAAGTATTACCATTATTGAAAATGGGAAAGTGAGTGAGGGTGAAGGAAATAACCTGCTTTCTATGTCACTCATTTATCCAAATCCACAAATGCAGGCACCTACCACTGTTATGGAAGTGCAATTACAAGACAATAAAACATTAGATCTGGCAGGCATACCTCTGAAAGATCAGGTCATTTTTAAGGGGCCTATCGTTGGAGAGTCAGGGATAGATGTGGAGATCAGTGCTATTGAAAAGCAGGATAAAATCGCAGCATTGCTACACAGGGTTTTTGGCCAGGCAGTAAATGGTGCCCTAAACCTCATTCCCGGAGGAGGGGTTGTTTCATTAATTACCTCTGCTGCGCGGAATACACTGGCATCGGTTTTTGATCAGACAGCTCCCAAAGAAAGGCTTCATAAGATTGGAAAAGGGTATATGTCTCTTCATAAAAATACCCCTGAAGGGGATTTTGTAGTACAACTTAGTGTACCGGAAGAAGTGAAGCTCATTCAATCATTCATTAATGAACAGGGGCAGCGGGCAACTAAAACCATCACCTTACCTAAAGGCTTTGCTAATGCAATGGTGGTTTTTGATATCAAAAAATTTCCTCTGAGTCAAGGCAGTGGTTCTGAAGGAATGATCGCATAAGTGTGCTGGGCTTAAAATAAGTATGTAAAAGCTAATCTTGTTTTTTTTACTCTTTGAAGAAAACAAATGCTCAAGCTGAGGACTTGTATTAACAAATATTTTTTTATGACAACACTATCCAATTTTTTGTTAAAGTCTTTAAGTGCGGTAGAAACCGTATATGACCAGTCTTCATTTTACGTCAAGAAGAAACTGAGCTTACTAGATCCGCTCATCATTCAAGCATATTTTGGTTTTGGCAATACTGAAAAAGTACTCATTACCGGCCGTGTGCTGGAGGCGGAAGGACAAAAACCACCGCAGGAAGGCGCTAGCCTATGGGAAAATATTCAGACCATGTATCGCCGCTATGAAAGTGATGAGATTCCCCATGTACGCGTGAAAATCTTCTTTCAAGGGCTTGAACAGGTTGTAAAGACTGATAGTGAGGGCTATTTTCATGTGATGCTGGAAGGTTTTGAATTAGAAGATAGCCCGGAGGAGTGGTACGATATATACTTTGAATTACTGGATGAGGTGTATCCGGAACAGGGTGAAGTAAAAGGGCAGGGCAAGGTGCTGATTCCCAATAAGAGTGAATACGGTGTCATATCAGATGTAGATGACACTATTCTGGTTTCCCGCTCATCTGATTTAATCAAAAAAGCCCAGCTTACCTTTTTCAATAATGCACGCACGAGGACACCCTTCAAAGGAGTCTCAGCCTTTTATCAGTCATTGTATGCAGGAAGTGACGGAAAACAGCATAATCCAATCTTTTATGTATCCAGTAGCCCCTGGAACCTGTATGAGCTTCTGGAGTATTTTTGTGAAGTTCATGAGATCCCTAAAGGGCCGTTCTTGTTAAGAGGAATTGGTATAGACAAGGATACTTTCATCAAAAGCGGACATGGAAAGCATAAGATCATCCAGATTACCACACTTTTCCTGCTTTATCCTGACATGCAATTCATACTGATAGGTGATAGTGGGCAAAAAGACCCTGAGATCTACGAATTTTTGAGTAGAAAGTATCCTTCTCACATCAAAGCCATATATATTCGTGATGTTACCCATGACAAAAGGGATAAAGAGGTGCGCGAAATTGCAAAGCAGGTAAAATCCAGAGGCATTGATATGGTGCTGGCCGAAGATACCAGCGTGCCGGCAATCCACGCTTTAGAGCAGGGGTTAGTTACTCAGGAGAGTGTAGAGCATTTGATGGATGCTATCAAACAGGAAGATAAATAAGTGTGAATCCAAAAAATATTTTTCTAAAACTACTTAATCAGTCGGAATCACATTTTGACAGTTGGAGACTGAACCGAAGAATTCGTAAAGGGAAGCTGGGGGAGGTAGTCATTTTCCCGTATTGCGGTTATGGTAATGAAAATAAGATTACCATCAGGGGTAGAGTGATGGAACACAATGGTTTGGCAAAACCTGATTTTAACGATAGTACCTGGACCAACATCAAAGCGATGGTCCGTCGCTATATGAGTCGTGAAATTCCTTTTGTCAGTATCAAAGCTCATTTCCAGGGCTCTCAAGAAATCATCAGAGCAGATGATGAAGGATATTTTCATCTGGAGACCAGCTTTCATGCACCTATAGATGATAATCGGCTCTGGCATACAGTCAACTTCAAGTTATTAGACGAACTTTATCCCGAAACCCGAGAGATCACTGGTGTAGGCGAAGTGATGATCCCTGATAAAAAGTCTCATTTCGGAGTAATATCAGATATAGACGATACCATTCTGATTTCTAAAACTACGCATAGAATTGAGATCATACGCATGGCGATGACAAATAATGCTAAAACAAGAATGCCATTTAAAGGTGTTTCCGCATTCTACAATGCATTACAAAAGGGTAAAGATGGTAAGCAACATAATCCCATTTTTTATGTGTCTAGCAGCCCCTGGAATATGTACGACATGCTAGCTGACTTTTTTGCCCATAACAATATACCCAAGGGGCCGATTCTTCTCAGGGATATTGGAATTAGTGAAACTAAGTTCATCAAAGAAAGACATGCAAGCCATAAACTGGAAAAAATCAGGAGGATACTTTCATTCTATCCCAGACTGAAATTCTTGTTGATTGGTGATAGCGGGCAGCATGATCCTGAAATTTACCAGCAAGTAGTAGAAGAATATCCTAACAGGGTATTGGCTATCTACATTCGTGATGTGAGTACTGCCAGGCGCAATGAAGAAGTGAAACTAATTTCTTCACAGCTCGCTAAGAAAGGGGTAGATCTTATCATGAAGCAGGATACCAGCCAGGCTGCTACCCATGCAGAGCATAATGGCTATATACAGACAGGAAGTAGTAAAATCATCAGGAGAGAACTTGCTAAGGACTTAACCGGTCTATCGTGAGATTACAGTGGGAAGCTTATTGATTACCAAGCCTGTCTTTTACATATTCTATATTTGTCTTCCCATGAGGAGTAGGTTTTCCCTTTTCATCAAGATTAACCATCACTATTTTATCAATAGAGAGGATTTCCTTTCTGGTCATTTTATTACGAACCAGGCAGCGCACCGTTAGTGAAGTTTTACCGAAAGACACAGGTTCTATCCCGATCTCAATAATGTCGCCGACAATGGCTGAGCTTATGAAGTTGATCTCAGAAATATACTTGGTTACCACATGCTGATTTTCCAGCTGTATGATCGCATAAAGGGCGGCTTCCTCATCAATCCATTGGAGTAACCTGCCTCCAAAGAGTGTTTTGTTAGGATTTAAGTCTTCAGGTTTTACCCATTTTCTGGTATGGAAATTCATTCAATCTTTAATTTAAGCGTATAATGATTTTAATGAAGCATGTCTGCATTTAAAAAAAGGATAAGCAGCTTCACTGCTTAATTCTACGTCCTAATAGCCAGATTCGTTTCTCCTTTACTTATAAGTTTAAAAGCTTTACAGTCATGAAAAGACAATTGCGATATAGGTTATTACCCATTTCACGCTTGATTTACTACTTTAATAAATTAAAATAAATAGCTGACATTCAATGTTTTAAACAGTAGATGCTAAACTCTTTATGCAAATAGTAGTTTAATAATCGTCTTGCAAAAAATGGAAAATGCTGATCCTATGTTGTTTTGCGATATGATATCTAGAAGCATTGAATTAGATTCAATAAATAATTAAACTCAGCACTTAAATTTTTAGCCACCCTTTTACCAATACTAAACAATCATGGATGTATTTGAACTCATCAGAAAAGGTGAATTAGAAGGTATAAAGAAATTGATTGAGGAAGACCCAAACCTCATTGAAAAAAAAGACAATAAAGGCTTTCCACCCCTGATTATGGCAAGCTATAGCGATCAGTATGAAATAACTCTTTTTTTGCTGAATGCGGGAGCAAAAGTTGATGCCCGAGATGCTGCGGGAAACACCGCATTGATGGGCGTATGTTTTAAAGGAAACCAGGATATAGCAAAGCTACTGCTGGAGCGAGGAGCTGACGTTAATGCCAGAAATCTGAGTGGAGGTACCGCATTGATCTATGCAGCTACTTTTGGACAGGAGGGAATTGCTGAGCTCCTACTGGAAAATGGGGCTGATAAAACGATCAAGGATTCTCAGGGACATACAGCTTATTCCTACGCCAATTCTAAAGGATTGTCACGTTTAGCTGAAGTACTAAAGGTATAGAATTATAAAATCAGGCTCATGCCTATTAAACCAAATTAATACTGATGAGCCTGATTTTGCATGCTAAAATTTACTGATTATAAGTTGTTAAGTGCTTTTTCAACTTCCATCTTACCACCTCCGATAATTTCAAATGTCTTACGGTAGGTATTCGGGTTTTCAATAGATTCTACAATAGATAGGGCGACATCAGAACGTGAGATCTGTCCTATTTTACCTTTCAGGCTTTCCTGAGCAATAATATGGTTAGTTTCCGGATCATTATTGAGCATGCCGGGGCGAACTATGGTATAGTTAAGATTGCTTTTTTCTAATCTCTCTTCCGATTCCGCCTTAGCTTTCAGATAATGTTGAAGCTTCTCAGGACCCTCTTCGGGATGATCTGTTCCCACGGAGCTTAAAAGAATAAATCTTTCAACACCATTTCTTTCGCATGATTCAATCATTTTGACTGCTCCATCTCTATCCACAGAGAGTGTTTTATCTTCACCGGTGTTGGGACCAGAACCAGCTGCAAATATGACTGCCTCAGCTCCTTCTACTGCAAACTCTATGTCTCCTTCCAGATTCGCAACAAATGGTGTAGCGCCTAGTTTCTCCATTTCGTCAGACTGAGCGTCATCTCTGATCATGGCTAACACATTATGTTCTCTTTCAGTTAATAACTTAACGATTTGTAGCCCGGTTTTACCGTGTGCTCCTGCTACTAAAATATTCATAATACATTGGTTTAAATAAAAAAATAGCTATCTCAAAAAAATGTTTGTGAGATTTATGGTGTAACACGAAGTTGCTTGTAATGTTAAAAGAAACTTCATAGATATTTATTTAGCCCGGAAGCTTAATGGAACATGCAAGGTCTTCTTTTTATTGTTACTGGTAAATAGAAGGAGATAACTCGTTTGTGGAGGGGGAATATAAAATATGAGATTGATTGGACTTTTTATCAAATTTGGGCACAAACAGATAATGTTCTTAAAAGATTGCTCTTACTAAAAATATATCCTGTACAGGATCATCACTTATCAATACATATTACATTTTGTATATTATCATGAGAATTAGCAATAGAAAATTATCAATACTTTTGGCATCTGTCACATATATATTATTTGTCTCCTCAGTAGTACAGGCACAAGAACAAGCTAACATAGAGAAACTTGGTGTTGAAAGGGTAAATCCGGCAGATGTAAAGGCAGCAGAAGACATTGCTGATCAGATACTCACTAAAATGGCTGAAGGAAGTTATTATGAATTTAAAGAGGGTGAGGCCATACCTGAAATTGTACAGTTGTTTACCAAGGACACCCAAAAGCAGGCATATCAGCAAATCAAAGCTCAGGTGGGCGAATATCTCTCTTCATTAGAATTCCAGGAAGCCTATTCTCTCTCCCAGGGTGGCATGGAAGCAACCATATTTCGCTTCAAAGGTGATTTCTCCAAATCTGAGCCTGAAGTAAGGGTAGTTTTAGATCGTGATGATAAACTAGCAGGCTTAAGAGTGTTGCCCTGGACTGATCAGTTGTAGGAGTATAATTTTGCGCAAAAGATCTCTACATTTCGGGTCCAGTTTGTAAGCTTCGTACTTACCAACCGTTAAAGAGTACGGCTTATTCACCAAAAGCAGCGTAGGCTTCTAACTCAAGCTGCATCTTGCGTACCCGATCTTCTAAAGTCTCGGAACTGATCTTCTCTCTTAATCGGTCTACCATGATGGGAAAAGCGAAAGGTGTTGGATAGGAGGGATGCTCAATAATAATACGCTGCTGCCTGATATTTTGCATCACTTCTGCCAATGTAGACTGCTCAACCTGCTGGTACAAAGCTTCTTCCATGGCCTGGGCAATGAGTAGGTTTTCTGGATCATACTCAGTAAATACATCATAGATAATCTGGGCGGTAGCCTGTAAATGTTTGTTGCCTATGGGTTTACCGGGAAAACCCTGAAAAACTAAGCCTGAAATAGCAGCAATTTCTCTAAAACGACGCTTGGCCATCTCAGTACTGTTGACACTCTCCAATATATCTTCCATCAGCCTTTCTTGTGAAAAGAGGTCTAATTCCAGTGCTTCTTCCAGTGGAATTTCTGTATCTGACAGCAATTCAAAGCCATAGTCATTCATGGCAATGGAAAATGAAATGGGTTGAATCTGACTGATCCTCCAGGCTACCAGCGTAGATAAAATTTCATGTACAGCCCTTCCGGCAAAAGGATACATATACACATGATAGCCTTCGCTGGATGTTAACTTCTCAATCAGGAAGTTATGCCGGTCAGGCAGGCATGACCATCTGTCCTGCAAGGCCAGTAGGGGTTGGATGGCCTTCAATTCAATGTCCTGATAAGCTCCTTCAAGAAATTCGTCCAGTTTAAAGCGAATCAGCTCCGAAAGTTGTGAAGAAAGCGGCATCCTTCCGCCAGACCAGGAAGGAATAAGACCACTGGTACCCCGGGCTTTATGCACCAGCACGGTAAGGTCTTTGATGCGCTCAAACCTGAGGTTACGACCGGCAAACCAAAAATTGTCGCCC
Proteins encoded:
- a CDS encoding bacteriorhodopsin, which codes for MFNNGYRYLNWLIDVPMLLFQVLFVVSLTKSKFSSVRNQFWISGGFMIITGYIGQFYEVTNLPRFAIWGAVSTVFFVHILWLMRKVINEGKKGSLCLPKKH
- a CDS encoding acyl-CoA thioesterase, whose product is MNFHTRKWVKPEDLNPNKTLFGGRLLQWIDEEAALYAIIQLENQHVVTKYISEINFISSAIVGDIIEIGIEPVSFGKTSLTVRCLVRNKMTRKEILSIDKIVMVNLDEKGKPTPHGKTNIEYVKDRLGNQ
- a CDS encoding bacteriorhodopsin; amino-acid sequence: MPAQKTLNAIWWLFVVSWMLYPGAYLMPHLAGINGALFNETGVVAREIIYTLADVSSKVVYGVLLTVVAQHLSKAEGYNYEKMASKDKVLN
- a CDS encoding App1 family protein is translated as MTTLSNFLLKSLSAVETVYDQSSFYVKKKLSLLDPLIIQAYFGFGNTEKVLITGRVLEAEGQKPPQEGASLWENIQTMYRRYESDEIPHVRVKIFFQGLEQVVKTDSEGYFHVMLEGFELEDSPEEWYDIYFELLDEVYPEQGEVKGQGKVLIPNKSEYGVISDVDDTILVSRSSDLIKKAQLTFFNNARTRTPFKGVSAFYQSLYAGSDGKQHNPIFYVSSSPWNLYELLEYFCEVHEIPKGPFLLRGIGIDKDTFIKSGHGKHKIIQITTLFLLYPDMQFILIGDSGQKDPEIYEFLSRKYPSHIKAIYIRDVTHDKRDKEVREIAKQVKSRGIDMVLAEDTSVPAIHALEQGLVTQESVEHLMDAIKQEDK
- a CDS encoding ankyrin repeat domain-containing protein — protein: MDVFELIRKGELEGIKKLIEEDPNLIEKKDNKGFPPLIMASYSDQYEITLFLLNAGAKVDARDAAGNTALMGVCFKGNQDIAKLLLERGADVNARNLSGGTALIYAATFGQEGIAELLLENGADKTIKDSQGHTAYSYANSKGLSRLAEVLKV
- a CDS encoding SDR family oxidoreductase, translated to MNILVAGAHGKTGLQIVKLLTEREHNVLAMIRDDAQSDEMEKLGATPFVANLEGDIEFAVEGAEAVIFAAGSGPNTGEDKTLSVDRDGAVKMIESCERNGVERFILLSSVGTDHPEEGPEKLQHYLKAKAESEERLEKSNLNYTIVRPGMLNNDPETNHIIAQESLKGKIGQISRSDVALSIVESIENPNTYRKTFEIIGGGKMEVEKALNNL
- a CDS encoding App1 family protein, producing the protein MNPKNIFLKLLNQSESHFDSWRLNRRIRKGKLGEVVIFPYCGYGNENKITIRGRVMEHNGLAKPDFNDSTWTNIKAMVRRYMSREIPFVSIKAHFQGSQEIIRADDEGYFHLETSFHAPIDDNRLWHTVNFKLLDELYPETREITGVGEVMIPDKKSHFGVISDIDDTILISKTTHRIEIIRMAMTNNAKTRMPFKGVSAFYNALQKGKDGKQHNPIFYVSSSPWNMYDMLADFFAHNNIPKGPILLRDIGISETKFIKERHASHKLEKIRRILSFYPRLKFLLIGDSGQHDPEIYQQVVEEYPNRVLAIYIRDVSTARRNEEVKLISSQLAKKGVDLIMKQDTSQAATHAEHNGYIQTGSSKIIRRELAKDLTGLS
- a CDS encoding bacteriorhodopsin, which codes for MEQLGNATFENYVGLEQGYSEMAYQMVSHVLTLGYAVMFAGLLYFVLTIKQVAPRYRTSSILSVVVMVSASLLLYVQAQNWTTAFVFDMERGKYF